In Xenorhabdus nematophila ATCC 19061, one DNA window encodes the following:
- a CDS encoding serine hydrolase domain-containing protein — MKIRLLLAFFSMLFMTMSFAKNESTDHAELKEQLLEYMDVGKIPGLSLMFIDKQNNTHLITLGKQNETPGENVKPETLFELGSTSKAFTGLIAAKLLEEGKIKPETTVSSVLPELSFCYEDKPVEVSFIQLLHHSSGVPFSSVDFIYGGSGHDSLAQMIKNIGRINLEDNPDTRYSYATINYDIAARMMEVVTQQPYSELLQDYVLTPLKMNDTSIDPAVRNKATGYQISYLAPRPYDAPFFISNIPAGYIQTNVTDMEKWLRFLIEDNDSPLSQYKKRILEPNTKLPTNEGENVHYALGWSINNNKIYHTGMNPNFSSFVGFNTQSHVAVVVMANVNSNVPFTIGEQILQQLSAGNGLIKLTSANDIELFDTFDRLFLIVSAFLSLFSIWVAFRICRNIVNKDKRPLSAIKKFTVIILAFFCCSLIFLCFFFPAILLNMSWDSLIIWMPMSFILMLTLLMSTLVMSLINLLIIFFKHISYAKNQSPSL, encoded by the coding sequence ATGAAAATCAGATTGCTTCTTGCTTTTTTTAGTATGTTATTTATGACAATGTCTTTTGCTAAAAATGAATCAACTGACCATGCTGAACTCAAGGAACAACTGCTTGAATATATGGATGTCGGTAAAATACCGGGGTTATCATTGATGTTTATTGATAAACAAAATAACACCCATTTGATAACTTTAGGAAAGCAAAATGAAACCCCCGGAGAAAACGTTAAACCGGAAACGCTATTTGAATTAGGTTCGACAAGTAAGGCATTTACTGGATTGATAGCAGCAAAACTGCTTGAAGAGGGAAAAATAAAACCAGAGACAACCGTTTCTTCTGTCTTGCCAGAGCTCTCATTCTGTTATGAAGATAAACCTGTAGAAGTGAGTTTTATTCAACTGTTACATCATTCATCAGGTGTTCCGTTTTCAAGTGTTGATTTTATTTATGGTGGTTCTGGTCATGATTCATTAGCGCAGATGATAAAGAACATTGGGCGGATAAATCTTGAGGATAACCCTGATACACGTTATTCCTATGCAACCATTAATTATGATATTGCAGCCAGAATGATGGAAGTTGTGACACAACAACCTTATTCTGAGCTATTGCAGGATTACGTGTTAACGCCGCTGAAAATGAATGACACTTCCATTGATCCTGCGGTCAGAAATAAAGCAACAGGCTATCAGATAAGTTACCTTGCACCCAGGCCTTATGATGCCCCTTTTTTCATTTCTAATATTCCCGCCGGATATATTCAGACAAATGTAACAGATATGGAAAAATGGCTCCGTTTTCTGATTGAAGATAATGATTCACCATTAAGTCAATATAAGAAACGTATTCTGGAGCCTAACACTAAATTACCGACCAATGAGGGCGAAAATGTGCATTATGCACTGGGGTGGTCGATAAATAATAATAAAATCTATCATACCGGAATGAATCCGAATTTCTCCAGCTTCGTCGGTTTTAATACTCAGTCTCATGTCGCTGTTGTGGTGATGGCGAATGTTAATAGTAATGTTCCGTTTACGATTGGTGAACAAATTCTGCAACAACTTTCAGCAGGCAATGGCCTGATAAAATTAACCTCTGCCAATGATATTGAGTTGTTTGATACTTTTGACAGACTATTTTTAATAGTCAGTGCCTTCCTTTCCCTGTTTTCAATATGGGTTGCATTTAGAATCTGTCGGAATATTGTGAATAAAGACAAACGGCCTCTTTCTGCAATAAAGAAATTTACTGTGATTATTTTGGCCTTTTTCTGTTGCTCCTTAATATTTTTATGCTTTTTCTTTCCTGCCATTTTATTGAATATGTCTTGGGATTCATTGATTATCTGGATGCCAATGAGTTTCATCTTGATGTTAACGCTGTTAATGTCAACGTTAGTCATGAGTCTGATTAATCTGCTGATTATATTTTTCAAACATATATCTTATGCCAAAAACCAGAGTCCTTCTCTGTAG